Below is a window of Lemur catta isolate mLemCat1 chromosome 11, mLemCat1.pri, whole genome shotgun sequence DNA.
cgCTGGGAGTACCTGTGGGGAGAGCTGTCCCCATGGGGTGGGCCGTggcctcctccctgtccctgcgGCCTCTGCTCTTACTGGCCCAGCATGCAGGCCTTCTTACAGGCCACCGCCGAGACCAGGGCCGCGCCCCGGCCACTGCCCTCCTCCGACTCGATGAAGGTGATCTCGCAGCTGGGCGTCAACCTGCGCACGCTGGCGTGGAACCGCTCCTTGAAGCTGGGCAGCAGGGAAAAAGGGCTgctgtccctcctccctgccctcccagaccTCACCCCTGCCCATACTCCATAGCCATTACCCGGAGCCTTGAACGCAGCTGACCCTTTCCCAGCATCTAGGCCAAGGGGGACTAGGAGAAGAGGGTCGCTCTCCCCAGAGCTGGGAGCCACAGGGACTCTCGGAGCGTGGGCCTCGCGtagcaggggcagggcaggcggGCAGAGCGGGGCTCACCTGGGGTGCAGCTTGTACACCGAGCCGTCCACGCCCACGGTGATGCGCATCACGTCCTCGCTGCGGCTCTCGCGCATGCGGTTGATGACGCCAGCCAGCCCGGCCGAGCACATGTGCGCGGCGCGCGTGGACACGCTCTCACAGACGCGGCGCACGATGTCGCAGTCCGCGGCCGAGGGTCGCAGCCCCAGCGTGCTCAGGATGTTGTGGATCTG
It encodes the following:
- the GCK gene encoding hexokinase-4 isoform X2, which codes for MGELVRLVLLRLADENLLFHGEASEQLRTRGAFETRFVSQVESDSGDCKQIHNILSTLGLRPSAADCDIVRRVCESVSTRAAHMCSAGLAGVINRMRESRSEDVMRITVGVDGSVYKLHPSFKERFHASVRRLTPSCEITFIESEEGSGRGAALVSAVACKKACMLGQ